The nucleotide sequence TCATACGAGTTCCCTGGGCCACCAACTCCCAATCTCTTTGCACGGCTTGCCCCGTGGCCTTGTCCAGCCAACGGCGGCGCTTAATGTGGAGAAAGACCGACTTTCCCCGCAATGGAAAGTCCTGGACGACGATCTCCTTATGAAATCCATGGCCTATTAAAATGCGGTGTTTTTCCTCTTTAGGGGTATCCTCTTTTTCTTCAAAATATAAATGAAGCATACCATCTTCAGTTTCATGGGAAACTAGTTTAAAGTGGGTTAGTAAAAGTTCCGGCAGTATAAGCTTTAATAGGTCGATAGATAATTCCAATGCTGTTCGTTTTACTGCAAATATCGAACTCCTATTTCAATTCACACACAACTTTTGAGCTTGATCCATAAAGACGGATCATGACCAATTGTTGTGTGAATACAAATATTGATCATGACCCTTGATCAATACTTGTTACAAAAGCGCTCCCTATTAACATGAAGCACATTGTTTACACCAAATTATTTCATACTCAGTAGAGTAGTTTTCTTTAGCAACAAAATAACCAAACTTAATTCAACCCTAAAACCCACTACTTGACGAAAATTCACTAAAAGTGCTTCCATTTTGCCCATTGGCATGACACTAGGGAATTCCTCATTAGAGCATACCTATTCATCACAAGAACCTTTACCTTTTTATAGTCCTACTTCTAAAATTAAACTAAGCCTAAATGCCTGGTCCTACAACATGCCACTCTTCAACTATATAAAAGGGAAGACTGAAGGCATGAGCCTCTTTCAATTGTTAGATGAACGTGCTCGGCTGGGTTTTGATGCTATTGACCCAACAGGGTATTTCTTCCTGGGATATCCAGAAGTTCCTAAGACATTTTTTATAAACGATTTCAAGCGGCGTATATTTCAGCTTGGTCTAGATGGAAGTGGCACAGGTATAAGAGCTGATTTTTCCCCAGCTAATAAGAAAAAGAGAATGGCCGACATGGAATTAACGAAACAATGAATTGAGGTCGCAGCAAAAATGGGAGCTCCGGTCATGCGTATCTTTGCTGGACACCAACCCGAAGAACATACCTAGGAAGAAACCGCAGTTAGGGTTTCTGATACCTTGATCGAATGTGCCGATCACGGTAAAAAACACGGTGTCTTAGCAGGTGTCCAAAATCATGGTGCCATAATAACATA is from Zobellia galactanivorans and encodes:
- a CDS encoding ISAon1 family transposase N-terminal region protein, which encodes MELSIDLLKLILPELLLTHFKLVSHETEDGMLHLYFEEKEDTPKEEKHRILIGHGFHKEIVVQDFPLRGKSVFLHIKRRRWLDKATGQAVQRDWELVAQGTRMTVEFAAFLKVLGQY